The sequence below is a genomic window from Proteus vulgaris.
AATTCAAGAAAACCATTGGTATTGATTACAGTACAGGTATGTTAGCTGTCGCTAAACGCAGAGCAGAACAAGCAGGTATCAACCACGCTGAATTTATAACTTGCTCATGGGAAGATAGCTGGGACGAACTTCCTCGTTGTGATATCGCGGTTGCATCACGTTCAACACTGGTGATGGATTTAAAAACGGCTCTTTTAAAGCTGAATCGCCAAGCTAAATTACGTGTTTATACTACACATACCGTTTCTCCGACTTTTGTTGATCAACGCATTATTCGCTTATTGGGTCGTGAAGTTCCTACGCTCCCAACATACATTTATGCTGTGAATATGCTAAACCAAATGGGTATTCACCCTAAAGTGGATTATATCCGTAGCCGTAATTGCCAAAGCAATTTCAATAGCCTTGAGCAATTTATTGAAGGTATTAATTTCTCCGTAGGGCCATTAAGCGAAGACGAAATTGTACGCCTAACTAATTACTATCATGAAAGCATTGAAAAAGGTGTTTCACTGATTTCACCCACTCGTGATTGGGCAATGGTTTCTTGGGATGTTGTCCCTGAAAGCGAGCTAAACCTATGATTTATTATCCTGATGCCTTTCTTGATAATTTATTAATGGAAGATATCCAATATGGTGATCTCACTAGTCGAGCGCTCAATATTAGTGATCAGCTAGGTACAATGACATTTACACGCCGTGAAGCAGGTTGTGTCAGTGGGATCACGCTAGGTTGTCGCTTATTAGAGAAACTAGGATTAGAGGTTACAGCACATCTACAAGATGGCGATTTTGCCGATAAAGGCGATTGCTTAATCACCGCTGAAGGTCGTGCTGATGCACTACACCAAGGCTGGAAAGTCGTGCAAAACGTGCTTGAGTGGAGTTGTGGTGTTAGTGACTATATGGCAAGAATGCTAGAAATCTATCATCGCTATCAACCTAAAGGGCAAATTGCGTGCACACGTAAAAATATCCCTAATACCAAATTACTGGCAACTCAAGCGGTACTTGCGGGTGGTGGTGTTATCCATCGCCAAGGTTGCTCAGAAACTATTTTACTCTTTGCTAATCATCGTCGATTTTTATCAGAGC
It includes:
- the modD gene encoding ModD protein, with amino-acid sequence MIYYPDAFLDNLLMEDIQYGDLTSRALNISDQLGTMTFTRREAGCVSGITLGCRLLEKLGLEVTAHLQDGDFADKGDCLITAEGRADALHQGWKVVQNVLEWSCGVSDYMARMLEIYHRYQPKGQIACTRKNIPNTKLLATQAVLAGGGVIHRQGCSETILLFANHRRFLSEPDNWAQHVKQLRQAAPEKCIVVEADDIEQAREALKAQPDILQLDKFSIEDISQLQQEAPQIAPHCHLSVAGGINLNTIEKYAQTGITLMVTSSPYYAPPTDIKVRLYPKD
- a CDS encoding class I SAM-dependent methyltransferase, which translates into the protein MNTIETTDFAELYKNHMVQAERTKKEPEHWDKRAEKMAETCANPNDPYLIKFREMMDFTGAETLLDVGCGPGSISIHVADKFKKTIGIDYSTGMLAVAKRRAEQAGINHAEFITCSWEDSWDELPRCDIAVASRSTLVMDLKTALLKLNRQAKLRVYTTHTVSPTFVDQRIIRLLGREVPTLPTYIYAVNMLNQMGIHPKVDYIRSRNCQSNFNSLEQFIEGINFSVGPLSEDEIVRLTNYYHESIEKGVSLISPTRDWAMVSWDVVPESELNL